From a single Streptomyces liliifuscus genomic region:
- a CDS encoding succinate dehydrogenase, which translates to MALATRTDRKPSMTRTMWDSSVGKKTVMAVSGLIMLSYLVVHMLGNLKIFFGSDEFNHYAHWLRTIGEPFLHYEWALWIIRVVLVAAVVAHAVSAYQLSRRDIRARPTKYVHKKPRAGYATRTMRWGGIILGLFIVWHILDLTTGTAHPNGFQPGHPYQNVIDTFSTWYGNVVYIVAVLALGLHVRHGFWSAAQTLGVGSRTRDRAFKTIANVLAVVLTAGFIAVPVGVMTGVVS; encoded by the coding sequence ATGGCTCTGGCAACGCGGACGGACCGAAAACCGTCCATGACGCGCACCATGTGGGACTCGTCCGTCGGCAAGAAGACCGTGATGGCCGTCAGCGGCCTGATCATGCTGTCGTACCTGGTCGTCCACATGCTGGGCAACCTCAAGATCTTCTTCGGGTCGGACGAGTTCAACCACTACGCGCACTGGCTGCGCACCATCGGCGAGCCCTTCCTGCACTACGAGTGGGCGCTGTGGATCATCCGCGTGGTCCTGGTCGCCGCCGTCGTCGCACACGCCGTCTCCGCGTACCAGCTCAGCCGCCGCGACATCAGGGCGCGCCCCACCAAGTACGTGCACAAGAAGCCACGAGCCGGCTACGCCACCCGCACGATGCGCTGGGGCGGCATCATCCTCGGACTCTTCATCGTCTGGCACATCCTCGACCTGACGACCGGCACCGCGCACCCGAACGGCTTCCAGCCCGGACACCCGTACCAGAACGTGATCGACACCTTCTCCACCTGGTACGGCAACGTCGTCTACATCGTCGCCGTGCTCGCGCTCGGCCTGCACGTGCGGCACGGCTTCTGGAGCGCGGCGCAGACCCTCGGCGTGGGCAGCCGCACCCGCGACCGGGCCTTCAAGACCATCGCCAACGTGCTCGCGGTGGTGCTGACGGCGGGCTTCATCGCCGTACCCGTGGGCGTGATGACCGGAGTGGTGAGCTGA